The Rosa rugosa chromosome 1, drRosRugo1.1, whole genome shotgun sequence genomic sequence GGGTTTTAAACTGAGCAATTTGGGAGCCAACCAAGTTGGCTTCGGGTTCGAGTTCCAAGCAGTTTTTATCTACTCCGAATTTCAGATGGGCCGTCACAATGAGTTCCTATTTTTCTCCATTTTGAAAAGCTTATTACAAGGAAATTGATGATAAGGGACATTGAACTATATTTTTTTAGTTACACTAGAGAAGATCAACTCGTTCTAACATAGTCCCAACTCCCATGAATCATTTTCAGATTCAGTCTTTATTGTACAGTCAAATTTTGTAAATGATTGTAAATATTCTTATACCAAAGAAAAATTGCTTTGTGTATtctgtcatcaaaaaaaaaaaaaaattgcattgctTATGAACTCCAGCGTCAACCCGCTCATCATAAATGAACAAAAATATGAAGTAAACTGAGACAGAATGACAGCTTAGCTCAGTTGCGTGAATAATGAAAAAAAGAGTCGATTTCACTTTTCGATACCAGATGTGTTTGCAGACTCATCAATATTCTCTGCAAATGACATCCAAGTGTAGTCCACGCTTCGGTCTATAAGCCCAGCAGTCATTCACCATTAGAAAAGTGTAGAGTGATAATAGATTCATAGATATAACAAAACACTATCCGTCAAAAATTCCAAGACATTTGGATTGTCACATCATATGGTCCAAACTAACTAATAagggaaaagagaagaaaaaaggagCATCCTAACGAACCAAGCCTTGAGTTGCCTGGGCACCATCTTCAGCGGGCCTGTTAGCTTGAACAGTGCTGATGACATGTGCAATATTGCCCTGAAATGAGAATTTTGTCACTGATTGATACACAATAAATCAAATTTCGACAATAGACTGCAAAAtgacaaataaaagattaagcACTGAAGGCAGCTATTTACCCTCCAAGATGCTAGCTTTGTCTTAAGGGTATGCCATTGCTCCTTGCCAAACACACGCTGAGTAGAGCGGCTGCATACCAAGCATTAAAACAGATTACTCAAATCCTATGCCAAAAACAATGAATCAGTAAAACATATATTTATTACAACAAACACAAACTTACGTTACAATTACAACTTCATTCATCTGGTCCATCTTACAGTCCAATAACTTGGCTGTTATAGCCTTAACCACCCAAGGTTCCACTTCATCATCATTAATCTGTCAGAAGAGTGCATAAATATTATTAACAAGATGAGAAAGGAAAACCAGCAGGACCAGAAAAGGTAATCCAAACCAAAGATGAGAAAGGAAAACCAGCAGGACCAGAAAAGGTAATCCAAACCAACCTGAAGTGTATCTCTGATGAGACTATAAGGAATTTGTCCCGATTCGTCAGAGCCAAGATCCATCAATGAAATCAACCTCATCTTAGTAATACAATCTTCATGGACCAGACctgcaaaatgtcaacaaacACCCTTTGTAAGCAATTAGAATACATCTACTGTTGAAGAACACAGCCATAGCCCACATTTATAAATGACGTGGAACTAAAATTTTACCGTAGCTTTGTAGCAGACTAGAATTTGCTGCCTGAAACTCCAAGTATGCATCCAGCCTCTGGGTCAAAAATACCCTCAAAAGCTGATATGCCAATGCATGTTTACCATCCTTCTCCAACTGCGCTACAGCAGGCATATCTAGCAAATCACACTGCAATGTAACAACGCACACAAAAATCAATTTTCTGAACAACCAAGCCGTGTGGAATTTCTttcccaaagaaagaaaaataagaaactGGACTAAGGTCCAATAAAAACCAGAAAaactactgcaaaagacaatcCTACTAGAAAGACACTGAACATCTGAGCCATGTGCCAATTATCTAGAGGTTTGAAAGGGCTGACCTTAAGCCAGCACTTCCTCTTGCTTATGACCAATgtctaaaatctaaacaaagACTTATATGTAACTGCAGATGACATTATATGAGGGAGCCTGAGTCTACCTCATAAAATTGGAATAtattgaaacaaaaaaacaaaagaaaaaaaaatacaagtaaCTAGGATGAACATGCACAAAGTAGAAATAGGACTAAGAAAGTGCTATGCAACATCTTCGCAATTCCACAAGACATTACAATACCTGAAACATGTCTGGTGTCTTCACAAATTCCACAATTGTGCGAACAGCCTCATCCTTGGCTTGGCTCAAAACATGTGCATCTTCGCCAGAAAATGTTGCCAAGTATTTAGTTAGGAACTTGAAAGACTCCTTTGCCAAGCTGAAAATACAACAAAGAAATAATCAAATATTTTATAACTAATTTAGAAAAGGCATttacataaaaataaaacttcataggAAAGGGATATGCATAGGATACCTTTTATGTTCTTTTAAAACATTAGATATGGTAAGAAATAGCACCCTCTGGTCCGAGACCCCAATATTCCACTCTTTCAAGAAACTATCTATCTGTTTGAATGAAGGGAGGACATGCTCAGTGACCTTTCCATTGATGGCCAAATTTAGAGCGCTCAAGTAAACAGCGAACCGACTATATGGGTCCTCCAGTAGGTTGTACAGATTGAACAAACTGTAATAAAAATGATAAACATCAAAAGTACATTCAAAATCATATACGCAAATGTCACAATCACAATGGTGTATTACATCTTTAAGCGCGATGCAGGTTTGTCACTTGGTTGCTGTGTAACCTTTCCAGATATAAGTTCTGCCATCTGACGTATTTCATCTAGACTTTCAGAATTTGTAACAACATTGCAGATAACAGTGAAGATGCACTCAAGATCTGCGAACAAAACAACATGAATTCTTGTATGTTAAACCAAAGATAGATGAATATTGACgataaaaacaaaacacttgTCACCATTCAACTATCATTTGCTTATTGTTAAATTTGCAGGAGGTGATCAGTAGTGATCATATGGTCCAATCCTATTACAATTCCCACTGTTGTAAAGACATTAGCAATCTTTGTAACCATAAGGGCTAGGTCACTAACCAAAAAACAGTGGCTAAGCTTGAAGCAAGGATTATTACTATATTGATGCAACAAGGGTAGAAATAAAAACTCTGGACCATCAACAGCATGCAGTTCACATCACTAGCTAAATAGTAGATATGTCATTGTATCATGCAGTCATGCAACACTGAGCCTCCAACTGCTAAAAGGGCATTAGAAAAACAATAGCTTACAGTACCTTTGTCTGAGACCTTTGATAGTATCACATCAGCTGAAGTTAGCATAAGTGACACCAAATCGAACCACCTGGCATTTTTCACACATTGTATGGCTTCGTCACAGAGTCTTTTAACATGCTCGTCCGCAACCTGCAGATAATTATGACATAGATAAATAACCGACTCCAATCGGAATTTACATTCTTCTATCAGGCACATGAGTGACATGCATACTGTTTATATACAATACAAGTATTTATATAGTTATCCAGAAACAAGAATGTGATTGGTAATAACTTATGAAGAGAGAATATAgatatctaaaaaaaaaaaaacaacaagggTCTAGGAAACAAATATTTTAACAAAGCTTAATAAACCATGTTTAAGCTTTTCCCATTGCATATAAACACGTGTCAATTTGAATGACCATGGCCTGAATGCAGATGAATTTGTTCTGTCTCTTTGATTATGCATGTCaccataaaaaaatatttttcctAATGAAATTtatgcaaaagaaaacaaatgacaGCGAAAAGATTAATCTTCTTCTATCAACAAACATAAAACTTTCTACAAATTTGAAAATGTAATTGGTCCAGAACAGGGCTGCACTTTGCTAGTACATCTTGATAAAATTAAACGTACGCAGTCCTTCAACCCCTTTGCAACATTTAAAACTCCTCCATAATCAAAACACTAATTGTATAAATTCAACTTTTGCATCCACAACTCCACCATttctcaaaataataataatactatgCCACTTCCCATCTCAACCTATCGCCCCTCGATTCCCATGGAAATGGTGTTAGTGCTCTACAAAGTCCAAATTGGttcatttgttttcttcttttgttctaaaaaaaaaaatataataatctAGCTTAAACCATACTTTCGCCACGAAACAAAGGAATGCCTATtacgaatccctcaaattctatGCAGCTATTTCACTGTTTCTAAGATTCTTACCACACAATCATATCAATCAATACTCACTACATCTGCTAAGATTGCTCTTTTTAACCGATGCGTATACAATTCTACTTCTTTTCAACGTTTTTTCAGGTCAGGATTTAACGAAGAAGATGAAATCCATGAAAGTTGAAAGACAGAGAGGGTTTTTGAAGGAGGAAAGAGAGGAGGAGGTACCTCAGCGCCGGCGTCGGCCCAGGCTTGCTCGGAGGCGTATCGGACGACGGCGAGAGCCGGATCTTCCTCGGAGGTCGGGACTATCGTCGTCATTGTTTGAAGCTCTGTGCAGCTGCGATTgggtttttctctttctctggcAGCAGCTTCAAAACCCTAGATAACGCTACCTCAAGGACTCTCAGTCGTTTATTGACGGCAGAGTTTCACAGGAATGTTATTCTGTGGTTTAGGGCTTTACTTTTCTTATCTTCGGCCCATATTATTTATCTTTTAATTAGGCCCATGATGTGCTCATTGCTAGTTCTAGATTAGAAGGGTGGTCTCGGTTTCAAATTTTTTGGCCGGAACTGGCCAGTGGCCACCTTGATTTCAATGACTGATTGCTACCCAAATTGACGAAAACTGAATTTGTGGGAGTTTTGGCGCGATTTAGTTCGGTTTTGGCTAAAATTCACCATATTTAGGTTAGATTCGCATAAAAATGCAACATTCAGTCGTTTTTGGCATAGTCAGCATCATTGATTTTCGTTTGTTTTTAGGGAGCCTAACTGCCGACcgaaccaaatgaaatctatcGGTGCGATTCATGACCATTTCAGTTTTTAGGTGCTGAAAAGTTCAATCCTAGCTGGTCCTACATTGTTACAAAAACTTGATCGTTAATTCATTACACTTTCCGTTACCTAAATATTCAGGAAATAAAAACTACTTAACATATCATAACCGTGAATTATTATACTGACAATCGCATTAGTATTGTAAGTTAAATCTACGCTAACAAACTTTCGGACTTCGATTCACTCAGTGGTCaaatacaatttttattttactaCAAAATTGTGTTTCCCTGTTGGACTTTTGTTTGTTGATCAAGAAGAAAAGACGATCTCATTTGCTCTACGATTGTACAATAGTGCAATGCAGTCGTTTTAAAGTACAACTAGTTCGTATAATCATATTTAGAGCGCATGCAATTAGCACAGTTAAACCGAACAAAATGTTAAATACATTTTTGAACTTTGCTTCCATAGAATACTCGGAATTTGTAGAATACTTCATATACTACAAGATTTGATTGTCATTTTATCAACACAGCTCAATTTTTTATGTTTGCTCCTAATCCACCATAGTGACCATACTGGCCGGACTCAACAATTTTCACAATTCTAGATATCCAGATGTGTTCATATATAATGCATCACTTGAATCACGATGAAGTTTCAATCAACAAACCAATACTGGTAGCAAACTGAATGAGCTATCATCGAGCTGGTGCGTTATGATTCATTAAGACCGAAAGACAAAGAAGAACTACAGAACTAGTGCATTTTGCAGTTGCTTTAAGTAATGAAAATCCAGGGACCAGGGTGAAGCAAATATGTCCAA encodes the following:
- the LOC133726268 gene encoding uncharacterized protein LOC133726268, whose translation is MTTIVPTSEEDPALAVVRYASEQAWADAGAEVADEHVKRLCDEAIQCVKNARWFDLVSLMLTSADVILSKVSDKDLECIFTVICNVVTNSESLDEIRQMAELISGKVTQQPSDKPASRLKILFNLYNLLEDPYSRFAVYLSALNLAINGKVTEHVLPSFKQIDSFLKEWNIGVSDQRVLFLTISNVLKEHKSLAKESFKFLTKYLATFSGEDAHVLSQAKDEAVRTIVEFVKTPDMFQCDLLDMPAVAQLEKDGKHALAYQLLRVFLTQRLDAYLEFQAANSSLLQSYGLVHEDCITKMRLISLMDLGSDESGQIPYSLIRDTLQINDDEVEPWVVKAITAKLLDCKMDQMNEVVIVTRSTQRVFGKEQWHTLKTKLASWRGNIAHVISTVQANRPAEDGAQATQGLVR